A genomic region of Limimonas halophila contains the following coding sequences:
- a CDS encoding mechanosensitive ion channel family protein — protein sequence METWSGFVETATAYALNVAAAVVILVVGWVLAWIIAALVRNGLRRTRLNEWVAGEVTGESPDRAVTLDRWIARAVFIVLMVFVLIAVFEALLLQSITAPLSEMLTVVLDYAPRIAGAAAVIAVAWLLATVFRAFIRGGVGRAQARPAPG from the coding sequence ATGGAGACCTGGAGCGGCTTCGTCGAGACCGCGACGGCATATGCGCTCAACGTCGCCGCCGCGGTCGTGATTCTCGTCGTCGGCTGGGTGTTGGCCTGGATCATCGCCGCGCTGGTTCGCAATGGGCTGCGGCGGACACGCCTGAACGAATGGGTGGCGGGCGAGGTCACGGGGGAGTCGCCGGATCGCGCCGTCACGCTGGATCGCTGGATCGCGCGGGCTGTGTTCATCGTGCTGATGGTGTTCGTGCTCATCGCCGTTTTCGAGGCCCTGCTGCTGCAATCCATCACCGCGCCGCTGAGCGAAATGCTGACCGTGGTGCTGGACTACGCGCCGCGTATTGCTGGTGCGGCGGCCGTGATCGCGGTGGCTTGGCTGTTGGCGACGGTGTTCCGTGCGTTCATCCGCGGGGGGGTTGGGCGCGCTCAAGCTCGACCGGCGCCTGGGTGA
- a CDS encoding mechanosensitive ion channel, with protein MRSSAGGLGALKLDRRLGEDALPADQATLAQTIANTVYWLVLLLFVPAVLGVLQIEGLLGPVERMVDKVLGYLPNVAVAGLILAVGWLVARLVQRLVTQLLASAGFDGAARTYRVDTVVGRGTTPSQAIGIVVHVLILLPIVVAALNALQIAAVTGPAEHMLDLIIAAIPRIFAAAVLLGLSYFAARIAGKLVSQLLQAIGFDRVLVRLGMETQEVPETGRTPSQVAGYLVVVAVLLFAAMEALALLEFGNLAGLIEQLLVFFGEILMGLIVIGVGIFLSGVAAHTIRASKAWQAERLALIARVAVIALAGAMGLQQMGLADQIINLAFGLLLGAVAVAAAVAFGLGGRDLAARELDRWIGGSGGSGAGKSGQRGGSPAK; from the coding sequence GTGCGTTCATCCGCGGGGGGGTTGGGCGCGCTCAAGCTCGACCGGCGCCTGGGTGAGGACGCGCTTCCCGCCGATCAGGCGACGCTGGCGCAGACCATCGCCAACACGGTTTACTGGCTGGTGCTGTTGCTGTTCGTGCCGGCCGTGCTGGGCGTGCTCCAAATCGAGGGGTTGCTCGGGCCGGTCGAGCGCATGGTGGACAAGGTGCTCGGCTATCTGCCGAACGTCGCCGTCGCGGGCCTCATCCTGGCCGTCGGCTGGCTGGTGGCGCGCCTCGTGCAGCGGCTGGTCACCCAGCTTCTGGCGTCGGCCGGCTTCGACGGGGCGGCCCGCACCTACCGCGTGGACACCGTTGTCGGGCGCGGCACCACGCCGTCCCAGGCGATCGGGATCGTCGTGCACGTGCTGATCCTGCTGCCCATCGTGGTGGCGGCGCTGAACGCGCTTCAGATCGCGGCCGTTACGGGCCCGGCGGAGCACATGCTGGACCTGATCATCGCCGCGATTCCGCGCATCTTCGCGGCGGCCGTGCTGCTCGGGCTGTCCTATTTCGCCGCGCGCATCGCCGGGAAGCTGGTCAGCCAGCTTCTTCAGGCCATCGGGTTCGACCGCGTGCTCGTGCGCCTGGGCATGGAAACACAGGAGGTGCCGGAGACCGGCCGCACGCCCTCGCAGGTGGCGGGCTATCTGGTGGTGGTCGCGGTGCTTCTCTTCGCCGCGATGGAAGCCCTGGCGCTGCTGGAATTCGGCAACTTGGCCGGGCTGATCGAGCAGCTGCTGGTCTTCTTCGGGGAGATCCTGATGGGCCTGATCGTCATCGGCGTGGGCATCTTCCTGTCCGGCGTCGCCGCCCACACCATCCGCGCGAGCAAGGCTTGGCAGGCGGAGCGGCTGGCACTGATCGCGCGCGTTGCCGTGATCGCGCTGGCCGGCGCCATGGGCCTGCAGCAGATGGGGCTGGCCGATCAGATCATCAATCTGGCCTTCGGGCTGCTGCTCGGCGCCGTCGCCGTGGCCGCGGCCGTGGCCTTCGGCCTGGGCGGGCGCGACCTTGCCGCCCGCGAACTCGACCGTTGGATCGGCGGTTCCGGCGGCAGCGGCGCTGGCAAGAGCGGCCAGCGCGGCGGCAGCCCCGCAAAGTGA
- a CDS encoding peptidoglycan -binding protein — MQPLGRRDRQQNTVNIWPGFVDGLASLLLVVIFVLMVFFVAQFFLSVALSGRNEALSDLQSRVSELSQLLSMERDANQELRSNIEELSSELQASIRKREQLSDQLSQVKEERASLKQQLAAARDDLQSTEQDLSAARQELSSTKEQLADAQDNVKANKDTIEAQLQQIQALKSLREELRREVASLESRLNAAQEEAKERKEELANLRQTAEQRQQRITTLQDKLQAARETAVERKEKVASLQTTLSNQRDQAKTLESKLEKQQKLTEEQAAKIDVLNSQLSSLRRQVARLNAALNAAEATIEEKDVRIANLGERLNTALAQRVQELAEARSEFFAELKKVLGDRETIRVVGDRFVFQSEVLFPSASAQLDEDGQQQIRQLADTLQNIIPQIPDDVDWVLRVDGHTDKRPIDTERFPSNWELSTARAVEVVKTLIAEGIPARRLAATGFGANRPLAEGNSPEVYRRNRRIEFKLTQP, encoded by the coding sequence ATGCAGCCGCTCGGGCGCCGCGACCGGCAGCAGAACACCGTCAACATCTGGCCCGGCTTCGTCGACGGCCTGGCCAGCCTGTTGCTGGTCGTCATCTTCGTGCTGATGGTCTTCTTCGTCGCGCAGTTCTTCCTCTCCGTGGCGCTGTCCGGACGCAACGAAGCTCTGAGCGACCTGCAAAGCCGGGTGAGCGAGCTGTCGCAGCTGCTCAGCATGGAGCGCGACGCCAACCAGGAGTTGCGCAGCAACATCGAGGAGCTGTCCAGCGAACTCCAGGCCTCGATCCGCAAACGCGAGCAGCTGTCCGATCAGCTCTCGCAGGTGAAGGAAGAGCGCGCCAGCCTCAAGCAACAGCTGGCCGCCGCGCGCGACGACCTGCAAAGCACCGAGCAGGACCTCTCGGCCGCCCGTCAGGAGCTCTCCAGCACCAAGGAACAGCTGGCCGACGCGCAGGACAACGTGAAGGCCAACAAGGACACGATCGAGGCCCAGCTCCAACAGATCCAGGCGCTCAAAAGCCTGCGCGAGGAGCTGCGCCGCGAGGTGGCGTCGCTGGAGTCCCGCCTGAACGCGGCGCAGGAAGAGGCCAAGGAGCGCAAGGAAGAGCTGGCGAACCTTCGCCAGACCGCCGAGCAGCGCCAGCAACGCATCACTACGCTGCAGGACAAGCTGCAAGCCGCGCGCGAGACGGCGGTAGAGCGCAAGGAAAAGGTGGCTTCCCTTCAGACGACGCTGTCCAACCAGCGCGATCAGGCCAAGACGCTGGAAAGCAAGCTGGAAAAGCAGCAGAAGCTGACCGAGGAACAGGCCGCCAAGATCGACGTCCTCAACAGTCAGCTGTCCTCGCTGCGCCGGCAAGTCGCCCGCCTCAACGCCGCGCTCAACGCCGCGGAAGCGACCATCGAGGAAAAGGACGTGCGCATCGCCAACCTGGGCGAGCGCCTCAACACTGCCCTCGCCCAGCGTGTTCAGGAGTTGGCCGAGGCGCGCTCGGAGTTCTTCGCCGAGCTAAAAAAGGTGCTGGGCGACCGCGAAACCATCCGCGTGGTGGGCGACCGCTTCGTCTTCCAATCGGAGGTGCTTTTCCCTTCTGCTTCCGCGCAGCTCGACGAGGACGGCCAGCAGCAGATCCGCCAGCTTGCGGACACGCTTCAGAACATCATCCCGCAGATCCCGGACGACGTGGACTGGGTGCTGCGCGTCGACGGTCACACCGACAAGCGCCCGATCGACACCGAACGCTTCCCCTCCAACTGGGAACTCTCCACGGCGCGCGCTGTGGAGGTGGTCAAGACACTGATTGCCGAAGGCATTCCCGCGCGCCGCCTCGCCGCCACCGGCTTCGGCGCCAACCGTCCCCTCGCGGAAGGCAATTCCCCCGAAGTCTACCGCCGCAACCGCCGCATCGAGTTCAAGCTCACCCAACCCTGA
- a CDS encoding flagellar motor protein MotA encodes MSLRRYIIRMVIFLVIVAAACGALLPQLRDAFLANPLFNGLILGVLLLGILFVFRQVISLRPEVAWMEKIRSQAGGGLQFPGALQDEKPPRLLAPLERMVGERKGRLTLSATSMRSLLDSIQSRIGEQHEISRYLVGLLVFLGLLGTFWGLLETVNAVAGAISDIEVTGNEPAAMFSQLQASLQEPLSGMGTAFSSSLFGLAGSLILGFLELQAGQAHNRFINELEEWLSSITKLSGGGAAEGSGESVPAYIQALLEQTADSLDSLQRTIAGGEEDRENINKNLMQLTERVSTLTDQMRTEQSVLMKVAETQSQLKPLLSRIADASEGQQQAGGLDETTRDHIRNLDVRLEKLVSDNAHGRDQVIREIRNEIRLLARTIAAMAEEGETERQS; translated from the coding sequence ATGAGCCTACGGCGCTACATCATCCGGATGGTCATCTTCCTGGTGATCGTGGCGGCGGCCTGTGGCGCGCTGCTGCCGCAACTGCGCGACGCCTTCCTGGCGAACCCGCTGTTCAACGGCCTGATCCTGGGCGTGCTGCTGCTCGGCATCCTGTTCGTCTTCCGCCAGGTCATCTCCCTGCGCCCCGAAGTGGCCTGGATGGAGAAGATCCGAAGCCAGGCCGGCGGCGGGCTGCAGTTCCCCGGCGCGCTTCAGGACGAGAAGCCACCCCGCCTGCTGGCACCGCTGGAGCGCATGGTGGGCGAGCGCAAGGGCCGGCTGACGCTCTCCGCCACCTCGATGCGCTCGCTGCTGGACAGCATCCAGAGCCGCATCGGTGAACAGCACGAAATCTCGCGCTACCTCGTCGGCCTGCTGGTCTTCCTGGGCCTGCTCGGCACCTTCTGGGGCCTACTGGAGACGGTGAACGCCGTCGCGGGCGCGATCTCGGACATCGAGGTGACGGGCAACGAGCCCGCCGCGATGTTCAGCCAGCTCCAGGCCAGCCTTCAGGAACCGCTGTCCGGCATGGGCACGGCCTTCTCCTCCTCCCTCTTCGGCCTCGCCGGCTCGCTCATCCTGGGCTTCCTGGAACTCCAGGCCGGGCAGGCGCACAACCGCTTCATCAACGAGCTGGAGGAGTGGCTGTCCTCGATCACGAAGCTCTCCGGCGGCGGCGCGGCCGAGGGCAGCGGCGAGTCCGTGCCCGCCTACATCCAAGCCCTGCTGGAGCAGACCGCCGACAGCCTGGACAGTCTGCAGCGCACGATCGCGGGCGGCGAGGAAGACCGCGAGAACATCAACAAGAACCTGATGCAGCTCACCGAGCGCGTCTCCACGCTCACGGACCAGATGCGCACCGAGCAGTCCGTACTGATGAAGGTGGCGGAGACGCAGTCGCAGCTGAAGCCGTTGCTGTCGCGCATCGCCGACGCCAGCGAAGGCCAGCAGCAGGCCGGCGGACTGGACGAAACGACCCGCGACCACATCCGCAACCTTGACGTGCGCCTGGAGAAGCTGGTGAGCGACAACGCGCACGGCCGCGATCAGGTCATCCGCGAGATCCGCAACGAGATCCGCCTGCTCGCCCGCACGATCGCCGCCATGGCCGAGGAAGGCGAGACGGAGCGCCAGAGCTAA
- a CDS encoding OmpA family protein has product MTHRLTVSPRRLAAGFAGVCLLAASPTAAQETTYIGGSGEGGSDNVSVNLDVIGGDGGGSTRERAGPSGGSGELQLRMPGDGDDGGERPEKPDIKPGEVVRAPGGARLRFPLLDEPQSRLTVDMAQFQARQQPERQPTEKPEERGGEPAGEPMVEQQEPDRKPETATTAVAGTRETEAQTDTATADTGSESQATAGAEESTAAATDTGSLDTNTGTLDADTGGAAEPERDQEAASAAAERGERDEGEPVELQPGTKPDDETRTRTAAAETGEAGTQSADTSADTQPDTGGTASDTGTGQTAGEEPAETQTATRTDTTDGAPLETQLTFATGSAELGSETRRQLDRVVAALKKDSDSRIELTAYADVPGDSPSRSRRLSLSRALAVRSYLIEKGVRSTRIDVRALGNAVESGPANRVDIAPASRG; this is encoded by the coding sequence ATGACGCACCGGCTCACCGTCTCCCCGCGCCGTCTCGCGGCGGGCTTCGCGGGCGTGTGCCTGCTCGCGGCCAGCCCGACGGCCGCCCAGGAAACCACCTACATCGGCGGGTCCGGCGAAGGCGGCAGCGACAACGTCAGTGTTAATCTGGACGTGATCGGGGGCGACGGGGGTGGCAGTACGCGCGAACGCGCGGGGCCAAGCGGCGGCTCGGGCGAGCTGCAGCTCCGCATGCCCGGCGATGGTGACGACGGCGGTGAGCGCCCCGAGAAGCCGGACATCAAGCCCGGGGAGGTCGTGCGCGCCCCGGGCGGCGCCCGCTTGCGCTTCCCGCTTCTGGACGAGCCGCAGAGCCGCCTGACCGTCGATATGGCGCAGTTCCAGGCGCGCCAGCAGCCCGAGCGCCAGCCCACGGAAAAGCCCGAGGAACGCGGCGGCGAACCGGCCGGCGAGCCGATGGTCGAGCAGCAGGAGCCCGACCGGAAGCCCGAGACGGCCACCACCGCGGTCGCCGGCACGCGCGAGACGGAGGCGCAGACCGACACGGCCACCGCGGACACCGGCAGCGAATCGCAAGCCACCGCCGGCGCCGAGGAATCGACCGCCGCGGCGACGGACACCGGAAGCCTGGACACAAACACCGGAACCCTGGACGCGGACACCGGCGGCGCGGCCGAACCGGAGCGCGACCAAGAGGCCGCAAGCGCCGCCGCGGAGCGCGGCGAGCGCGACGAGGGCGAGCCCGTGGAACTTCAGCCCGGCACGAAGCCCGACGACGAGACGCGAACCCGGACCGCCGCGGCCGAAACCGGTGAGGCGGGCACGCAAAGCGCCGACACCAGCGCGGACACGCAGCCGGATACGGGCGGGACCGCGTCGGACACCGGAACCGGCCAGACGGCCGGGGAGGAGCCGGCGGAAACCCAGACCGCCACACGCACCGACACAACCGACGGCGCGCCGTTGGAAACGCAGCTCACCTTCGCCACCGGCTCGGCGGAGCTGGGCAGCGAAACCCGCCGGCAGCTGGACCGCGTGGTCGCGGCGCTGAAGAAGGACAGCGACAGCCGCATCGAGCTGACCGCCTACGCCGACGTGCCCGGCGATTCGCCGAGCCGCTCGCGGCGCTTGTCGCTGTCGCGGGCACTGGCGGTGCGGTCCTACCTGATCGAAAAGGGCGTGCGCTCCACGCGCATCGACGTCCGCGCGCTGGGCAACGCGGTGGAAAGCGGTCCCGCGAACCGCGTGGACATCGCGCCGGCGTCGCGCGGATGA
- a CDS encoding inositol monophosphatase family protein translates to MATRSPVLNVMMRAADKAARGLKRDFGEVENLQVSRKGPADFVSAADRRAEETIRRELTRARPEAGLLMEEGGGEPGSDERRSRFIVDPLDGTSNFLHGLPHFAISIALEQRGELVAAVVYDPIKEEQFYAEKGGGAFLNDRRLRVSARDRLDAALIATGAPYKGHGDRPTFLAEVDAVMAETAGIRRMGSAALDLVYVAAGRYDGYWERDLSPWDTAAGALIAREAGAVVTQIDGKPFKPESQSILAANVDLEVALQRLIYAASKRAKSA, encoded by the coding sequence ATGGCGACGCGTTCGCCCGTTCTCAACGTGATGATGCGCGCCGCCGACAAGGCCGCGCGCGGGCTCAAGCGCGACTTCGGCGAAGTCGAGAACCTTCAGGTTTCGCGCAAGGGTCCGGCCGACTTCGTCTCCGCCGCCGACCGCCGTGCGGAGGAAACCATCCGCCGCGAGCTGACGCGCGCCCGCCCCGAGGCCGGGCTGCTCATGGAGGAAGGCGGGGGCGAGCCGGGCTCGGACGAGCGCCGGAGCCGCTTCATCGTCGACCCGCTCGACGGCACCAGCAACTTCCTGCACGGCCTGCCCCACTTCGCCATCTCCATCGCCCTGGAACAGCGCGGTGAGCTCGTCGCGGCCGTGGTCTATGATCCCATCAAGGAAGAGCAGTTCTACGCCGAGAAGGGCGGCGGCGCCTTTCTCAACGACCGGCGCCTGCGCGTCTCCGCCCGCGACCGCCTGGACGCGGCGCTGATCGCGACGGGCGCGCCCTACAAGGGTCACGGCGACCGGCCGACCTTCCTCGCCGAGGTGGACGCCGTGATGGCGGAAACCGCCGGCATCCGGCGCATGGGCTCGGCCGCCCTCGACCTCGTCTACGTCGCCGCCGGCCGCTACGACGGCTACTGGGAGCGCGACCTCTCGCCGTGGGACACGGCCGCGGGGGCCCTGATCGCGCGCGAGGCGGGCGCGGTCGTCACGCAGATCGACGGCAAGCCGTTCAAACCGGAAAGCCAGAGCATCCTGGCCGCCAACGTGGACCTGGAGGTGGCCCTCCAGCGCCTCATTTACGCGGCCAGCAAGCGCGCGAAGTCGGCCTGA
- the efp gene encoding elongation factor P, with translation MPKIEGNDIRVGNVLEHKGRVWRVMKTDHVKPGKGGAYMQCELRDLFDGSKTNERFRAQETLERVRLEQRNYQFLYQDGDEFAFMDLETFDQITVGRELIGEPARFLVEGMQCEIEFYEDKPLNVTLPDTVTLEVTYAEPVVKGQTATASYKPAELSTGARVMVPPHVETGDWVTVKTADGSYVEKKRQ, from the coding sequence ATGCCGAAGATCGAGGGCAACGACATCCGCGTCGGCAACGTCCTGGAGCACAAGGGCCGCGTGTGGCGCGTGATGAAGACGGATCACGTCAAGCCCGGCAAGGGCGGCGCCTACATGCAGTGCGAGCTGCGCGACCTCTTCGACGGCTCCAAGACCAACGAGCGCTTCCGCGCCCAGGAAACGCTGGAGCGCGTGCGCCTGGAGCAGCGCAACTACCAGTTCCTCTACCAGGACGGCGACGAGTTCGCCTTCATGGACCTGGAGACCTTCGATCAGATCACGGTCGGCCGCGAGCTGATCGGGGAGCCGGCGCGCTTCCTGGTCGAGGGCATGCAGTGCGAGATCGAGTTCTACGAGGACAAGCCGCTCAACGTCACCCTCCCCGACACCGTGACGCTGGAGGTCACCTACGCCGAGCCCGTCGTGAAGGGGCAGACGGCCACGGCCTCCTACAAGCCCGCCGAACTGTCCACCGGCGCGCGCGTGATGGTGCCGCCCCACGTGGAGACGGGCGATTGGGTGACGGTGAAGACGGCCGACGGCAGCTACGTCGAGAAGAAGCGTCAGTAA
- the dapF gene encoding diaminopimelate epimerase — protein sequence MHGLGNDFVVVDARQEPFAPSPARVRALADRREGIGFDQLIVIEPADDTGDVFMRIYNADGGEVSACGNATRCVAARLFAHGASSPLLIETRAGVLTAWPSGDGRISVDMGPARTDWDAIPLAEPADTLHLDLGVPGVPEVVAVNVGNPHAVAFVPDAEAVALDTLGPRVEHHAMFPERANASFATVLDGETIRLRVWERGAGITRACGTAACAVCVAAVRRGLTGRQVTVHLDGGPLELAWRERDGHVIKTGPAAVSFTGQVDESAIAA from the coding sequence ATGCATGGGCTGGGCAACGACTTCGTCGTGGTCGATGCCCGTCAGGAGCCGTTCGCCCCGTCGCCGGCGCGCGTGCGCGCGTTGGCCGACCGCCGCGAGGGCATCGGCTTCGACCAGCTCATCGTCATCGAGCCGGCCGACGACACCGGCGACGTCTTCATGCGCATCTACAACGCCGACGGCGGCGAGGTGAGCGCCTGCGGCAACGCCACGCGCTGCGTCGCCGCCCGGCTGTTCGCGCACGGCGCCAGCAGCCCGCTCCTCATCGAGACGCGCGCGGGCGTGCTGACCGCCTGGCCGAGCGGCGACGGCCGCATCAGCGTCGACATGGGCCCCGCGCGCACGGATTGGGACGCCATCCCGCTGGCCGAGCCCGCGGACACGCTGCACCTCGACCTGGGCGTGCCGGGCGTGCCCGAGGTCGTGGCCGTGAACGTCGGCAACCCGCACGCCGTCGCCTTCGTGCCCGATGCCGAAGCGGTGGCGTTGGACACGCTCGGCCCCAGGGTCGAACACCATGCCATGTTTCCCGAGCGCGCCAACGCGAGCTTCGCCACCGTGCTGGACGGCGAAACCATCCGCCTGCGCGTCTGGGAGCGCGGGGCCGGCATCACGCGGGCCTGCGGCACCGCGGCCTGCGCGGTCTGCGTGGCGGCGGTGCGGCGCGGGCTGACGGGGCGTCAGGTGACGGTCCACCTCGACGGCGGGCCGCTGGAGCTTGCGTGGCGCGAGCGCGACGGCCATGTCATCAAAACCGGCCCGGCAGCCGTCAGCTTCACCGGCCAGGTCGACGAAAGCGCGATCGCAGCATGA
- the mtaB gene encoding tRNA (N(6)-L-threonylcarbamoyladenosine(37)-C(2))-methylthiotransferase MtaB has product MTTATPPETADAREDAQPEIVTFGCRLNAYESEVMLRHAREQGLGDAVIVNTCAVTGEAEKQARQAIRRAHRDHPDRRIVVAGCAAQLHPDQFADMPGVDRVLGNQAKLRPDSFAPEAPQRVVVDDIMEARETASHLVEAFETRTRAFVQIQQGCDHRCTFCIIPYARGNNRSVPIGELVRQVRGMVADGVREVVLTGVDITAYGDDLPGRPRLGQLCRRLLTNVPELPRLRLSSVDPAELDDEVFALLASEPRLMPHLHLSLQAGDDLILKRMKRRHSVANAERAVERARQCRSDVVFGADLIAGFPTEDAEAHARTLGTIERLGLTYLHVFPYDERPGTPAAKMPQVPKPTRKARARELREQGHAAVGRFLESCVGHEATVLLEETDGDGRLKGRTEHFAPVRVDPVHPDGGTSGGIVRVRLTGVADGHLTGEALAPA; this is encoded by the coding sequence ATGACAACCGCGACACCGCCCGAGACAGCCGACGCGCGCGAGGACGCGCAGCCCGAGATCGTGACCTTCGGCTGCCGCCTGAACGCCTACGAGTCCGAGGTCATGCTGCGCCACGCGCGCGAGCAGGGGCTCGGCGACGCCGTCATCGTGAACACCTGCGCCGTCACGGGGGAGGCGGAAAAGCAGGCGCGCCAGGCCATCCGCCGCGCGCACCGCGACCACCCGGACCGGCGCATCGTCGTCGCCGGCTGCGCCGCCCAGCTCCACCCGGATCAGTTCGCGGACATGCCCGGCGTGGACCGCGTGCTGGGCAACCAAGCCAAGCTGCGCCCCGACAGCTTCGCGCCGGAGGCGCCGCAGCGCGTCGTTGTCGACGACATCATGGAAGCGCGCGAAACCGCCTCCCACCTCGTCGAGGCGTTCGAGACGCGCACGCGCGCCTTCGTGCAGATCCAGCAGGGCTGCGACCACCGCTGCACCTTCTGCATCATTCCCTACGCGCGCGGGAACAACCGCTCCGTGCCCATCGGGGAGCTGGTGCGGCAGGTGCGCGGCATGGTCGCCGACGGCGTGCGCGAGGTCGTGCTGACGGGCGTCGACATCACCGCCTACGGTGACGACCTGCCGGGCCGGCCGCGCCTGGGCCAGCTCTGCCGCCGCCTGCTCACCAACGTGCCGGAGTTGCCGCGCCTGCGCCTGTCCTCCGTGGACCCGGCGGAGCTGGACGACGAGGTGTTCGCGCTCCTGGCATCCGAGCCGCGGCTGATGCCGCACCTGCACCTCTCGCTCCAGGCCGGCGACGACCTCATCCTCAAGCGCATGAAGCGGCGGCATTCCGTTGCCAACGCCGAGCGCGCGGTCGAGCGGGCGCGGCAGTGCCGTAGCGACGTCGTCTTCGGCGCCGACCTGATCGCCGGGTTCCCGACGGAGGACGCCGAGGCGCACGCGCGCACGCTGGGCACCATCGAGCGGCTTGGGCTGACCTACCTGCACGTCTTCCCCTACGACGAGCGCCCCGGCACGCCCGCCGCGAAGATGCCGCAGGTGCCCAAGCCCACGCGCAAGGCGCGCGCCCGCGAGCTGCGGGAGCAGGGCCACGCCGCCGTGGGCCGCTTCCTCGAGTCTTGCGTCGGCCACGAGGCCACGGTGCTGCTGGAGGAGACGGACGGCGACGGCCGCCTCAAGGGGCGCACCGAGCATTTCGCCCCCGTGCGCGTCGATCCTGTGCACCCGGACGGGGGCACGTCCGGCGGGATCGTGCGCGTGCGCCTCACGGGCGTGGCGGACGGCCACCTGACGGGCGAGGCGCTCGCCCCCGCGTGA
- the ftsY gene encoding signal recognition particle-docking protein FtsY yields the protein MSKDNGTEKGGWLRRLRQGLSRSSSKVGDGIGSIVTKRKLDDETLDELEELLISADLGVETATKVIDRLRGKRFAKDVDAESVREALAEIIAEIVGPVAQPLEIDTACKPHVVLVVGVNGSGKTTTIGKLAQHYREAGHSVRLAAGDTFRAAAVEQLQIWGERTGCPVTAKDTGADAAGLAYDALEAARANGEDVLLIDTAGRLQNKANLMAELEKIIRVIQKLDPEAPHDTVLVLDATIGQNTVHQVQVFEQLVNVTGLVLTKLDGSARGGVLVQLADGYGLPVHAIGVGETADDLRPFDAEDYARALVGLST from the coding sequence ATGAGCAAGGACAACGGCACGGAAAAGGGCGGCTGGCTGCGCCGGCTCCGGCAGGGGCTGTCGCGCTCCTCCAGCAAGGTCGGCGACGGCATCGGCTCGATCGTCACAAAGCGCAAGCTGGACGACGAGACGCTGGACGAACTGGAGGAGCTGCTGATCTCCGCCGACCTGGGCGTGGAGACGGCGACCAAGGTGATCGACCGCCTGCGCGGCAAGCGCTTCGCCAAGGACGTGGACGCCGAGAGCGTGCGCGAGGCGCTGGCCGAGATCATCGCCGAGATCGTCGGCCCCGTGGCGCAGCCGCTGGAGATCGACACCGCGTGCAAACCGCACGTCGTGCTGGTGGTGGGCGTCAACGGCAGCGGCAAGACCACGACGATCGGCAAGCTCGCCCAGCACTACCGCGAGGCCGGGCACAGCGTGCGCCTGGCGGCGGGCGACACCTTCCGCGCCGCCGCCGTGGAGCAGCTCCAGATCTGGGGCGAGCGCACGGGCTGCCCCGTCACGGCCAAGGACACGGGCGCGGACGCCGCCGGGCTGGCCTACGACGCGCTGGAAGCCGCGCGCGCGAACGGCGAGGACGTGCTGCTGATCGACACCGCCGGGCGCCTGCAGAACAAGGCGAACCTGATGGCGGAGCTGGAAAAGATCATCCGCGTCATCCAGAAGCTGGACCCGGAAGCCCCGCACGACACCGTCCTCGTGCTGGACGCCACGATCGGCCAGAACACCGTCCACCAGGTCCAGGTGTTCGAGCAGCTGGTGAACGTCACGGGGCTGGTCCTCACCAAGCTCGACGGCTCGGCGCGCGGCGGCGTGCTGGTGCAGCTGGCCGACGGCTACGGCCTGCCGGTCCACGCCATCGGCGTGGGCGAGACGGCCGACGATCTGCGGCCCTTCGACGCCGAGGACTACGCCCGCGCGCTGGTGGGCCTCTCCACCTGA